The region ACGCAACAGAGGAGGATGTGGAGAAGCTGAGGAATCTGTGTGACAGTGTGGAACGGAAAATAAAGGTTGGAGACAGTTACATAGAAGACGACATCGCCTTTCATACCTGTGTGGCTGAATGCTCCAAGAATAAGGTGGTGGAACAGCTGATTCCCATTATTGATACGGCTGTCCTTATGTTTGTCAATGTAACCCATAAAAAGCTGACGGACGAGACCGTCATGACCCACAGGGCAGTGACGGATGCCATCGCGGAGCACGACCCAATCGGTGCCAAGACCGCCATGATGATGCATATGACTTTTAACAGGAATATGATTAGGCAGTTGATGAGGGATGGGCGTGAGGCGTAGGGTTGGGTATATTGGTAATATCAATAAGCAGTAATACCTATAAGTTAACGTATCTCCCGGAAACAGATAAAAGGGAATACTTTTCCTTATAGGTATTTTTTTGCGGCTAATTGAAAGAGAAAAACAAATACATCTGACAACTTTTGGCACAGACGTAAGACATACATGGCAAAAAATAAGAGAAATGTAATATACTGGGAAAACGGCAGCGTGCAATTGTGTATAATGCACAACTTTGTTAAATTTTTTTGACAATTAAGTAGAAAACAAGTCTGACGACTTGAAAGAATAATCCAGAAATGCTACTATAAAACTACAAATAAGTCAGACGTCAGATGCGAAGAAAAAGAGGAGGCATTTTATGGAACTGAACAGTCAAAGAGTAAGAGCGCTGGCACCGGAGAACGACCCGTTAAAAATCGGCATGGGGTGGAAGGTGGAGGACCTGGACAAACCACAGATTATGGTTGAGAGTACATTTGGCGACAGCCATCCGGGCAGCGCCCATTTGGACCAGTTAGTGAATGAAGCTATGCGGGGAATCGCGGATGCGGGCGGAAAGGGAGCCAGGTATTTTACCACAGACATATGTGACGGCATTGCCCAGGGGCATGACGGCATCAACTATTCCCTTGCGCACAGGGATATGATTGCCAATATGATTGAGATTCACGGCAATTCCACAGGGTTTGACGGCGGTGTGTTCATTGCAAGCTGCGACAAATCCGTACCGGCCTGCCTGATGGGACTGGCAAGACTTGATATGCCGTCCATCGTGGTGACTGGCGGTGTCATGGATGCGGGTCCCGACCTGTTGACTCTGGAGCAGATTGGCGCTTATTCAGCCATGTGCCAGAGAGGTGAAATTACCGAAGAAAAGCTTACCTATTATAAGCACAATGCCTGTCCATCCTGCGGTGCCTGTTCCTTCATGGGTACCGCCTCCACCATGCAGATCATGGCCGAATCACTGGGTCTGATGCTTCCCGGCTCTGCGCTGATGCCGGCAACCTGCGCGGACCTGAGGGAAATGGCATATAAGGCCGGTCTCCAGGTCATGGAACTGGCCGGGAAGGGCCTTAAGGTAAGCGATATCGTGACCATGAAGTCATTTGAGAATGCCATCATGGTGCATGCAGCCATATCCGGCTCTACCAATTCCCTGCTTCATATCCCTGCCATTGCCCATGAGCTGGGGCTGGAGATTGACGCCGACACATTTGACCGTATGCACAGAGGCGCCCACTATCTGCTGGATATCCGGCCTGCCGGTA is a window of Enterocloster clostridioformis DNA encoding:
- the ilvD gene encoding dihydroxy-acid dehydratase gives rise to the protein MELNSQRVRALAPENDPLKIGMGWKVEDLDKPQIMVESTFGDSHPGSAHLDQLVNEAMRGIADAGGKGARYFTTDICDGIAQGHDGINYSLAHRDMIANMIEIHGNSTGFDGGVFIASCDKSVPACLMGLARLDMPSIVVTGGVMDAGPDLLTLEQIGAYSAMCQRGEITEEKLTYYKHNACPSCGACSFMGTASTMQIMAESLGLMLPGSALMPATCADLREMAYKAGLQVMELAGKGLKVSDIVTMKSFENAIMVHAAISGSTNSLLHIPAIAHELGLEIDADTFDRMHRGAHYLLDIRPAGKWPAQFFYYAGGVPAVMEEIKSMLHLDVMTVTGKTLGENLEELKANGFYDKCDGYLKKWGLKRTDVIRTFEEPIGTDGTVAILRGNLAPEGSVVKHSAVPREMFKAVLRAKPFDCEEDAIEAVISRKIQPGDAVFIRYEGPKGSGMPEMFYTTEAISSDPELGKTIALITDGRFSGASKGPAIGHVSPEAADGGPIALVEEDDLIRIDIPERVLEIIGVKGKELPGEEVEQILAERRKAWKPREAKYKKGVLKIYSEHAVSPMKGGYMV